Part of the Mixophyes fleayi isolate aMixFle1 chromosome 12, aMixFle1.hap1, whole genome shotgun sequence genome is shown below.
aatattaccgtacaaacggtaatatttttcgagcgctcgttttgcagcgttaacgctgacaattgaatacgccccatagtaTCCATCCACAAAAAGAGCAAGTGTGTCAAGTAcccactaagggcctgattttgagttaggagcaaaagtAAAGacaaggagcaactttgcaccttggcaaaaacatattgtattgaagggggaggtaaagataaaatgtagggacagatttatagttgggatacggcatgtcctagatcaactttaatttcagtttaaaagtaaagctatcaactatttatgcgctacatgaaaaaacagtcagtattatcCTGCGTGCAAAAAAATGAGTCAATTtgtaccacttgcattgtaacatggtttgtccaggtgcaaagttgctccttttcttcgCTTTGCTCCTAAATCAAAATCAGGCCTTAATATTTCATTTGACAGTAGTACCCCAGAAACTGTCATAATAAGCTCCTGAACTTCCCCAAGATTTTTGTCTGTAATCTTATTTCTCTATGTCCATCATCTATCTAAAATTCCTTATATTTCAGGGCAGCAGGGATTTTCATGAGACTTAGTGGAATATAAAATGTCACAGTATTTTTATGGTTACACTATTTGTCAAATATAACATCACctgttttgtgtatgttatgtatgCTAAAGTGATTATTCATATCTGGATCACTTAACTACCAGTGTATTTTCTACTTCTTATTAAAGGTCACtgcaagattattattattaccatttatttctatagcgccactaattccgcagcgttgtacagagaactcactcacatcagtccctgccacattggggcttacagtctaaattccctaacacacacacaaacacagactagagtcaatttgttagcagccaattaacctaccagtatgttttcggtgtgggaggaaacccacacaaacacggggagaacatacaaactcctcacagataaggccatgggtgggaattgaactcacaaccccagtgttgtgaggcagaagtgctaaccactgagccactgtgctgccaagaTTGTACCTTCAAGTGAATTACTATTAAATTCATAATGGAAAAACAATTATTTGTACTTGTACAAATTACCATCTACGATCTTCTGGTCCAgtccttctcgtccaacatcttCAGTCCTGTGTTTTCAAATGATGCATTTGGATTCATATTTAAATAGAATGAAATGTATTGGATTATAAAACAACTCCATTTCCGCTGGCAGCAGACTTTTCCCTCATTGCAAGTCGAGCAGTGCCATACAAATTTGGTTATTTGTATAGTACCACTTAATTATGCTATTTGGCAAATATTTTTCTGGCACAAAGATTAACATGTATTACATGTATCCATTGGGTGTAACATTACAGCCAAGCAGCACAGACTATACGTCATGTAGTGGCTTTATCATCAGCTTTAGTGCTATACAAACCCATAGGTTCACATCCTACCGTGAAACAGAATGACCTTTTTGAGCAGATTATGCAAATTTTACCCTGGCTTTTGCACCATGTGCATGGGATTAGCACACAATTATCTATTTCATCCACCCCTGACAATGAAATTGAACATCTCTACATTTCATCCTAAGAATGGCATCCCATTGAAAATAGTGGTTATGTTTCATGCCTTGCACTAAAACAAAAACTGAGCTGTTCCAAACCTCTATGGCAGTGTGGAAAGTGAGGAACGTCTTCAAttttgctccatctcctcccctaaTAGCTCATTTACCTATGAGGTGTGCACAGACATCATATGTATagaagcagagaaaaaaaaaaacacattgtaaaCAGATGCTCGTCTTCGTAAAAAACCATGGTCTTGCCTTGTAATGTCAGCCGTGTGCAATGTTGCTTATTTAAGCATATTATGTTAACAGAAGGAAAATCAACTTTTCTGCTCAATTGCACCACTGTCCAGTAATAACTGACCCCAAAAGTTTGTTTGAGAAACTGTATGTCTGACTAAACAGTAATAGCTTGCATTATCTATACATTGTGCTGTCTGCAATTTATTACGTACTGTGATTCAGCAGACTCCAACCCATACAGTATGTGTTTGACACTGCTCTCATTTCTCATAAATTCTGTATTGCTTTTAGATAAACACCATTACTTTACACATATGCCTGATTCTATCCATTATTGTAATGGTTAACAAGACTGAATGTGAGCCAACCggctctgctgcctccattcttgGCTGCTTGaagtgggggaaggggggtcagTAGAAGCATTGTTCTCCAGTGAAATGTGTAACTTGGACCCTGCAACTCTTAAGTAGAACCTGCTTTGTGACATTAGCAGGTGTGACTGATAGGGAGGGTTTATTGATGTCACCTCCTTCTCATGAACTTATCAGCACAATGAGCAATGTTATAATGAAGCCATCATGTTACTAGGTTCTCACATGGCTTTAGATAACCTGTAGAACAACACAAATGCAGCATATACCCCATGCAATTTCTACTTCAATTAATATTTGGCCACCAGCCAGTGAATCTGCCTAGTGTTTTAATGAATGGTAAATCTTAATGCAGAACTCTAACCCCCTCCAATTAAAGATATAGCTAGAGGTCTGTGCAATAATATCACAAAGCAAAAAATGAAAAGTTCCTCAAAGCACAATGATATAGAGACATCTCTTTTCAAAATATTGAACCTATTATCTGGAATTCCTGGGAGTTTATGCTTTCTGGATAAGGGGATTTTCTATCATTTTAGGCACCATATcccaaaaaatcctgaaaaaaatacTTCAGTTATATATAAGAATGCACCTAGCATTCCCATCCTCATTCAATGGTTTCACGGAACTATTTATATAACTATAGGAACAAACACGTGGTGTCTGGCAAAATCACCcagaataaatatttactttctggATAACGCGTTTCTGGATAAGAGATTATGTATCTGTATCAGGGCACATACATATAGCGCAAAATAAGTTACacctaataaaatgtaagtttagaaagaaaaacaaaacaaagattaactatatatactttttcttttcttcaaacGCATGCTGTAGAACTATACTGGTGTGATTAGCTAATTATGTGTGCTCAAAGAAATTAATGATTCTTTCTTTAGGTTCTGTTAATGCTCAACATCTTCTCTGCtgaagagtgtgaagggggcatcATTCATATGTGTTCTAGAGATGGCTGTAAAGTGCCACTGGCATTAGGGAGGAGTTGCCAATAGGAAAGGGATGAgccaggtaaaaaaataaaataaattactatttaatataaaaatgatattcatAATACGTCAATTCTGTAGTTCTTAAACTTTGATGACGGAACCATCTGAGAATATGATTACGGCTACAAACCCCTCCCCATAAAAAATGGACTGTATTGAAAGACACCCGATGGCTAGTATTCTAGTCTTATAACAATCTGCAATAGCTAATACAAGTGGGTAAGGCAGCTATTTTGCATGTCTTCACCTACAATACattgtatattttcatttatgtcACATGTTTCTGTGTATGTGGGAGATTCTGCTCTTGTAATGGACAGGAATTAAGAATAGCTTATGGACTTAGCAAGATGCTTACTGTACAATGAACACATGAAAACAACACATTCTAAAGAAAATAACTAAGCCTATGATAACACGGACATGGCCATAACCATGATAATGGTACATTTTCTGGatataatataaaagtatttGTGATATTTCAACATATTGACAAATTGTATGTTAACAGAAATTTCACACAAGCCCCAAAGATTGTGCATAGATTCCTGGTTtagaaacatatttaaataacaaCATTATGCATAGCTCTGGTGACATTTTGTGTATAGTATACAGTGTTTTTTAGTCTACACACACTGTTTTATGTACAGAGAATTTACACTTTCCATGTGTCATCAATTTGTGTTTACTGGATTCACagcccaatcatcatcatcatcatttatatagcggcactaattccgcagcgctgtacagagaccatcagtccctgccccattggagcttacagtctaaattccctaacacacacacacacacacacacacacacacacacacacactagggtcaatttgttagcagccaattaaacctaccagtatgtttttggagggtgggaggaaacaggagcacccggaggaaacccacgcaaacacggggagaacatagaaactccacacagataaggccatggtcaggaattgaactcatgaccccagtgctgtaaggcagaagtgctaaccactaagccactgtgctgcccaatatatatatttcaggagATGGAGGCAATAATCACAATTAACATAAAACATGCAAGGTCATgtgtttctgtattgtatatatcacTCTGTAAATGTAATACTTATTTGTTGtttcatcacaatacacaaaCTGTACAGTAATTACTAAACTTGTAGAAGTAACGTGCTACATACACACTCAGATAAAGTGATCTAACACCGGACAGTGGAACTGGCAGAGGAGGAATGGATGTAACCCTCCAAGTCTTCTCTTTACCGACAACTCTTGTATTGCATCATTTTGTAACACCTTTAACTCTGTCATTCTATTCCCATCCCAAGTAAATACAACACAGTGGTTATGGATAACTATTAAGGATGACAtcaatccacatttattaaaACCAAGCACCGAAATGTAAAATGTGGCCACGGGGTGAAACTTCTAGTTGTACCTACTTCTCCATACTACCCTCATTTTGCACGCCTGTTTTGAGAATGGAATGGGGAggggtaataataataagagtCGTCTCCCTCCCCCAATGTAGCTTGTAAAAGCTCTTCTGTAGAGAAATTTCTCAGCATCCATGCTTGATAGTAGCGCATAATAAAGATCAGTTCATCTCTGCAGGTTCATTTCCAAAAATATTGCAAGCCTGCTCCTTTTGGTGTTTTGCCAGTACGAGTGACTGCCTAATAAATTTTGTCCTTGCAGCACGGCTACGATGCACCAGGGTGATGAGCGGGTCCATTGCAGGCTGGCTCCCCTGCACACAGAAATTCTTCACAAGCCCCTTCAAACGGGTTGGGTACGGGTGATCGGTGCTTAATATTCAGACACCGAGGACTCCTCCAATTGAAAGCCGAATCTGTAAAAAAGCGAtttaaagagaagcagacttacctgcatacCGACGTTGGAGATGTCTGATCGGCGCAGGACGCTGACCTCAAGTgactccgactactgaggtgtccgtcagtagACTTTAACGTCATTGCGACTTCTATCCCttttcatttaaagcggcaatgttaaACTCCgcagtttaaacacttaaccagacattgccgctttaaatgaaaaGGGATAGAAGTCGCAATGACGTTAAAGTctactgacggacacctcagtagtcggagtcACTTGAGGTCAGCGTCCTGCGCCGATCAGACATCTCCAACGTCGGTATTTgggtaagtctgcttctctttaaaTCGCTTTTTTACAGATTCGGCTTTTAATTGGAGGAGTCCTCGGTGTCGTTATGGtggtgaaaacgattaccaccgcttcAAACAAATGAATGGAATTAGCACAAAATGCAGTTGGTCACTGTGAAGGAGATAAGAAGGTACTACAGCACCATCCAAAATCTGCCAGTGTAGCAAACACCTCCAGTGACTTCATTTAATGCTGCCGTTTTAACATGAAATGTATTGAACAAAGACTAAGTAGCCCTCTGATTTTACAGACTGCATACTGAGAGGGGTCATACAACATCTGAACTTTGTACCTGCCCCCATATTATGCAGAAGTAACAGGTGTCATTAAAGCTGTTCAAGGTCTATATCATCTCCTGGTTCATAAGATGTTCTACATACTTTCTACTTGTTTGCCAATAGGGGCCATCTCTCTAAATTGATGGAATGCAGAAGAGTTTTTTCTGGGGAAAGTGGTTTACGTCCTAGAACTGGAAGAAATGCCATCACAGATTTAGTTTCCATATTCTTGCCAGCAATAGCCATAGAGAATCATATATAAGATAGCATGTAAATTAAGTCTTGTGACTATACATCCTATAGAAAAAATAACTCTATATATACTACATTACATGTCACTAATGCGATATTCATGTGTAAACATTTCAGAGCCCCCGTAAAGAATATCAGTCTGTAATGTTCCTGTTGATGGCAGACTATAAAATTAATTatgtttatcttttggtattacCAAAAGTCATGCTTACACCTGGGGGCATAAAACAAGACATTCAGAAAATTAGTTTAATTTAATTCTCTAAGTGCAATGGAAGGAAAACGGGTGCTTAAGGGAATGTAATGTGTGAATGGGGTGCGTCTAAATGCTGCGGCAGGGCTAAGGTCACCATAGGTCTGGTCAGTCCGACTCCGGTGGGAGAGCGAGAGCGCTTCACCCCATTGAGTGGTTGACTCGTACGGAGAAGTGTTTGATGCCGTTAACAATCTACACTCAGTACCAGCTGCAGCAACCCAAACCCAATCACAAAACAGATGCAAAGTTTAGCTACATCGTTTGAGGTTAAAAGAACCAGCCCGACAACAAGAGCGATGTCTGATCTTTTCAGGTACGCATGAATAAAGAGACACAAACATATATCTTGACACTTGTGTTATATTCTATGTACCAGAGTGTATAAATAATGTGACATAACACAGGTAGATCGGAGAAACAGATAAAAGCTGGATAAACAGTAAACCATCAGAAAAACAATACACTGATAAACAGCTTATTTTTTTAACCATTCAGCTGCCAGAGACACAATGGTCACCTTTctacagcagcaggactcagcccTATATCGGAATGTCCCAATTTTCAACACAGGAAAACAGGGGTAGCTGGGTAAGGAGAGAACTGTAAGAAACTTTCTCCTAAAAAGTCATAAAATTTTCTTGTACCGTACATTTAGTTAAATATAGACAtttgttatttatacataaaatcacTTGAATAAAACTAGAAATTATTTAGTTCCACTAAAAATTCATTTAGATATTGTGTATTTGTAGGATGTccaatttctcaatttctatattttacacaatgttagTCATCTCTGGAAGTACCAGATGTATTATTTAAGTGTGAGAAGAGAAAATGGGGCATgtaaatgtatacatacatatatatatttatatatattttgttctatAAAACTTCTCACCCTCTCGCTATCCATAAACATTCAAATCAGATCCGTTCAATGAACAATCTTATCCTGTGGGATTTCTTGTAGTTCATATGTTACAAGGTGATTGAGTAATTTGCATTCAAACAGGAatggcaaataaaaaataaaattaattacaaaaagggaaaatatatatatatatatatatatatatatatatatatatatatatatatatatatatatatatatatatatatatatatatttattaatgcaaGACTGGCACTGTTACATATTCTCGCTGGTCCTATCTGAACGTAGATAGCTCCGCTACAGTCCTCCTCATGGAACCCACTTACAGCGTCACCCACAACTGCCTGCATCGAGTCCAGCAGCCACTTGGCAAGTTAAGAAATTCTTCCTGGAGTTTCCCAAGTCAGTGTGTCATCCAGCTGCCTTGTGCTTCCCCCCACAGCATCCACACACCTCCCCACAGTGGTGACAGGCTCGTAGAGGGAGGTAGCAGCACATACAGGGGGCAATGAAGGATAATGTGACTAAAGCCAGCCAGCGCAGGCACAAGTTGTCATCGGAGGTGTCACAGGAGCAGGGGTCGGAGAAGTCTCCCTCTGAATCTGACATGCAGTGGTAGAGCATGCTCTCCGCACATAGCATGCAGCTGACCTGGTAGATGCATCGCCGGATGGGATCCGGAGCATCCTGGCATTTACCCCTCCCGTTCTCTTCATGGTTAAAACGCTCCTGGCAGTACACACACCTGGAGCGCTCTCCATCCTCTTTCCTCCGCTTTTTTAAAGAGGACGTAGGCTGAGTCTTAAACACTCCAGATGCTTTTTGCTCTTTGAGCGAGTCTCTGCCATTAGCTGGGGAGTAAAGATAGTTGCTTTTTTTACTGTCTGCCTTTGTGAAGGGAGCACTGATCTCGTGTTCCTCGCGTTCGGCGTCATTCCTCCATATGTCAGGATGCCGATAATCCGCGTAGCGCCGAATAATGATGTCACGTGGGTTGATGCGCACAATTTCGTCTTCATCCTGGAAGCTGACATGTCGGAGGGGTTTGAGAGGAACCTGCAGTGGATGAAACACATGGTCAACCATATGAAAAGGGCAGGTGTTTAAGACTTTTGATATTGGTATACACAGAGATGGTCACATTAGAAATATTACTTTAAAAGTCTGGTAAAATGTCAGATAAGGAGCTACTTTTTGGTGTGGACAGAAATGACACACTGCTTTGTATTTAGTTATAGTTTGACCATTTTATGCCACAAATATTCAATACAATGCAATCAttacttgtttattttatgttcaatCAATCTTTATGTAATGTGGTTCACTCCTCAAACACAAAGGAAGATAGGGGTTTTACAGGATGACTACAGGAAATAGAATCCTAGTATGCTTATCCCAGGAATATCAGACTACTGATGATTGGTAAACATGATTATGTATTTCAGCTAACATGAGTATTCACTCCAATCCTCCAGACTTGCTGCTATTAAAGAACTGCATTTTCCGTGAGTGAAAATGTAAAGGAGGAGGTGGCACAAAGAGAGTCTCCCGAAGGTTCAAGTGGCAGTGGAGCATAGCTGAAGCAAGTTCATAAACCTGGTTCTAGAATACTTTAACCAATAAGGCAATGACACCACATATGTGATGCATAGTACCCACAAAGCACTGCAGAGATTGAGAAGGGTCATACTTAAAGAACCATGGAGGGATTACTATACCACAAAAAATATAGTCTTAAGGACAGTCTCCTTAACAGACATATATACAGCATATTTAACATTTAGCCATATGTTTGACCAGGTGATAAAGTAAGAGATGTAAATCAAACTTCAAGGCAAGGCAACAGCCTGCTGGGAA
Proteins encoded:
- the SPRED1 gene encoding sprouty-related, EVH1 domain-containing protein 1 isoform X2; the encoded protein is MSGDQEPDDSYARVRAVVMTRDDSSGGWLPLAGGGLSCVTVYKTLHPEDNSSADFLVHGERLRDKTVVLECVLKRELVYNKVTPTFHHWRIGDKKFGLTFQSPADARAFDRGIRRAIEDLTQGFPTSHGESEVLDDGLQMNKENHCSTQNNDSIYHHDSIPTDELYRSSAIRPSPFENLNPRRAYMHTQVPLKPLRHVSFQDEDEIVRINPRDIIIRRYADYRHPDIWRNDAEREEHEISAPFTKADSKKSNYLYSPANGRDSLKEQKASGVFKTQPTSSLKKRRKEDGERSRCVYCQERFNHEENGRGKCQDAPDPIRRCIYQVSCMLCAESMLYHCMSDSEGDFSDPCSCDTSDDNLCLRWLALVTLSFIAPCMCCYLPLRACHHCGEVCGCCGGKHKAAG
- the SPRED1 gene encoding sprouty-related, EVH1 domain-containing protein 1 isoform X1 — translated: MTSASSPGTACKNSVLTADVPVSHGALSRSDSYARVRAVVMTRDDSSGGWLPLAGGGLSCVTVYKTLHPEDNSSADFLVHGERLRDKTVVLECVLKRELVYNKVTPTFHHWRIGDKKFGLTFQSPADARAFDRGIRRAIEDLTQGFPTSHGESEVLDDGLQMNKENHCSTQNNDSIYHHDSIPTDELYRSSAIRPSPFENLNPRRAYMHTQVPLKPLRHVSFQDEDEIVRINPRDIIIRRYADYRHPDIWRNDAEREEHEISAPFTKADSKKSNYLYSPANGRDSLKEQKASGVFKTQPTSSLKKRRKEDGERSRCVYCQERFNHEENGRGKCQDAPDPIRRCIYQVSCMLCAESMLYHCMSDSEGDFSDPCSCDTSDDNLCLRWLALVTLSFIAPCMCCYLPLRACHHCGEVCGCCGGKHKAAG